A stretch of DNA from Cannabis sativa cultivar Pink pepper isolate KNU-18-1 chromosome X, ASM2916894v1, whole genome shotgun sequence:
GATCAAAATAATTGTTAGTGTTTGAAAACTACTTTTTCTCTCAATGTATCCAATAGAAAAGTGATTCACAATGCTCTTGGTTTCCTCCCAGTGAAATTTAAGATTTttagagatgtgtagggtgtGATTTTAAGTAAACATGATGAATGTAAGAGTAacaaaattttgttaaaatttaccctgaAAAGTAGAACgttttcaattatttaattagggGGTCATTTTAACCAAATTTAATGCAAAAACAGTCTTCATATTCTCGTCTTAGTATGAAATAATTGTGACTAGAGGGCAAAAATATTTCAAGATGGGTCCGAGTCACATTTTACAAAGGtataccactatcagaaatgtgagatttccACTATTTCAATTAAAATGATTCTTAGTGCTTGAAAACTACTTTTTGTCTCAATTTTtccaatagaaaagtgatgTGCAACGCTCTTGGCTTCATCCctctaaaatttaaatattttttgagATTTGCAGGGTGAGATCTTTAGAGAACACTAACGAGtataagagtaaggaaaaactagTTAAAATATATCCTGAAAAGTAGAacgttttcaattttttaattagtgggtcattttaacaaaaattaacGCAAAAACAATCTTAATATCCACGTCTTAGTAGTATGAAATCATTGTGATTAGAGGGAAAAAAATATTTCCAGATAGGTCCGAggcacatttcacaaaggggtaccactatcagaaatgtgagattttcaatatttcgattaaaatgattgttagtgcttgAAAACTACTTTTTCTCTCAATGTTTCCAATAGAAAAGTGATTCACAACGCTGTTGGTTTCCTCCcagtgaaatttcacgatttttaaGGAtttgtagggtgagattttaagaaAACACTAATGAGTGTAAGAGGAAGGAAAATTTGTCAAAATTTACCGAGAAAAGTATAacgtttttcaattttttaattaggggGTCATTTTAACCAAATTTAATGCAAAAACAATCTTCATATTCCCATCTTAGTAGTATGAAATCATTGTTACTAGAGGGGAAAAATATTTCGAGATGGGTccgagccacatttcacaaagggttaccactatcaaaaatgtgagattttcactatttcaatTAAAATTGTTGTTAGTGCTTGAAAACtactttttctctcaatttttcCCATAGAAGAATGATGCACAACGCTCTTGGCTTCGTAcctgtgaattttcactatttatCGAGATTTGTAGGGTAAGATTTTTAAAgaacactaacgagtgtaagagcaaggaaaaacttgttaaaatttatcCTAAAAAGTGGAACGtcttcaatttttaattagtaggtcattttaacaaaaattaacGCAAAAacattcttcatattcacgtcttagtagtatGAAATCATTGTGACTACagggaaaaaatattttgaggtgggtccgagccacatttcacaaaggggtactaatattagaaatgtgaaatttttactatttcgattaaaatgattgttagtgtttgaaaactattttttctctcaatgtttccaatagaaaagtgatgcacaacactCTTGGCTTCATTCCTATGAAATTTCACGGTTTTTCGAGATgagtagggtgagattttaagagaacactaatgagtgtaagagtaaggaaaaataTTATGAGATGGGACTGGGCtacatttcacaaagggttaCCACTgttagaaatgtgagattttgagATAACACTAATAAGTGTAAGagtaaaaaaaaacttgttaaatttTACGCTGAAAAAGTAGAAcgttatcaattttttaattaggggTCATTTTAACCAAATTAAATGCGAaaacaatcttcatattcatgtgttAGTAGTATGAAATGGAAAAATTTTGAGATGGGTCCGAGCCACATTTCActatgtgagattttcactattttgattaaaatgattgttattgcttgaaaactaatttttctctcaatgtttccaatagaaaagtgatgcacaacgctCTTCGCTTCATTCCTATAAAATTTCAAGATTTTTCGAGATGtttagggtgagattttaagatAACACTAatgagtgtaagagtaaggaaaaattctttaaaatttACCCTTAAAATTAGTacgttttcaattttttaattaggaggtcattttaaccaaatttaacatgaaaacaatcttcatattcacgtcttagtagtatCAAATCATTATGACAAATGgaaaaaaatattctgagatgggtccgggccacatttaacAAAGGGGTAACACTATCAGAGATGtgagatttttactattttaggtaAAAGATTGTTAGtgcttgaaaaataatttttctctcaacgtgtccaattgaaaagtgatgcacaacggtcatGGCTTCATCCCTGtcaaatttcatgatttttcgagatgtgtagggtgagattttaagagaacaCTAACGAGTTTAAAACTAAGGaaaattttgataaaatttaccctaaaaagtagaacattttttaattttttaattaggggTCATTTCAACAAAATTTAACGAGAAAAaattcttcatattcacgttTTAGTACAATGAAATCATTGTGTTTAGTAGGGAAAAATTTTCCGAGAtgggtctgggccacatttcacaaaggggtaccactatcaaaagtgtgagatttttactatttcgataaaaataattgttagtgcttgaaaactatttttctctctcaatgtTTCTAATAGAAAAGTGGTGCACAACGCTCTTGGCTTcatctttttgaaattttactattttttgagatgtgtagggtCATTTTAAACAAATTTAACGAGAACCATATTCATATTCACGTATTAGTAGTATGAAATTATTGTGACTAGTGAGGAAAAATATTCCTAGATGGTTTTGGGCCACATTTCataaaggggtaccactatcagaaatttaagattttcactatttcaattaaaatgattgttgGTGCTTGAAAACTACTTTTTCTCTCAATGTTTCCAATAGAATAGTGATGCACAACACTCTTGTCTTCATCCCTGTgaaattttaagatttttttagaTATGTAGTCTGAGATTTTAGGAGAACACTAATGAGTGTAAGGGTAAGAATGTTCTTCTTTTCAGCATaagttttaacaagtttttttcttgttcttacATTCGTTAGTGTTCTCTTagaatctcaccctacacatctcaaaaaattgtgaaatttcACAGGGACAAAGCCAAGaccattgtgcatcacttttctattggacacattgagagaaaaagtagttttcaagcactaacaatcattttaatcgaaattgtaaaaatctcacattttttatagtggtacccctttttgAAATGTGGCTCGGACCCATCTCAGAATATTTTTTCCCACTAGTCATAATAAATTCCTACGACTAAGACGttaatatgaagattggtttcgcattaaatttagttaaaatggccccctatttcaaaaatttaacaTACTTGGCTTGGGACAAGTGGAGACCTGTTGATGTAGTTGTAAGCTCAATGCCAAAAGAAATGAAGAGGCCCCTAAATCATTGAGAGAGAACTTGGCATTTAGAGCAGATGTGTAATGAGAAATGAGCTTGGGATTACTGCATGTGATGATAATATTGCCAACATACACCAAAATGAGTATGCCTTATGAAGAAACTGTGGTCAAATTTTGATGAAACAAAACCCAATGACAGGAGACAGTGGTggatgtgacagtcagtagtcccgtgatccgtaaggggaaacaccgggtaagctgtgcaatcccacaccgcctggggaaggtcaagtgggatgattctgagactgtgtaggtatgggactacacagttgaagagagcttaaatggattgattggtactacctatgtcaacaaggtgcatcttgtttttcggtagcccatctcgaaagaactccatagttaagcgtgcttggcctggagcaatttcaaggatgggtgacctcctgggaagttttcccaggatgcgtgtgagtgaggacaaagcacgctgaaaacactcgtgttggtctgtagggccagtcatcagtccatgaagcagccagagtgacgtactcgtgtataagagccattattccgtgggtgtaagggcccaatggaggcttgaagcggggatgttacagTGGAGTTTCTCAAACTTTGCACGAGGGAATTTTTTGAGGCCATACAAAGCCTTATGTAACTTGCATATAAGCTTAGGAGAATCAAGTTGTTCAAAACTAAAAGGATGAAACATGTATACTTCTTCCTGCAATTCACCATTTAAAAATGCATTGTTAACATCAAGTTGTTTAATATCCCAACCTTTAGATAGAGCAAGAGTAAGAACAACTCTGGTAGTGACAGGCTTGACAATAGGGCTAAAAGTCTCTGTGTAATCAAAGCCAAGTTACTGATGGAAACCTTTTGAAACTATTTTGGCTTTGAACTTGAGAACACTGCCATCAGAGATTTCTTTGATTTTATACACCCATTTGCATCCAATTGCAGTTCTACCAGGTGGTAATTTAACAAGAGTGTATGTTTTGTTCCTTTTTAAAGCAAGAATCTCTTCTACAAGGATTTTGTTCCACTATAACTATTGAAGAGCTTGTTGTAGAGATGTGGGAACTTGAGTAGCTAAATAAGCTTTTGGCTTTTTGATGCCACTTTTGCCACGAGTTTGCATGCTATGTGTTTTACCAAGAGCGGATGTGCTAGGTGCAGAAACCTCAGATGAGAGCTAGGAAGGTAGTTCAGATGGCACAATTGGTGTTGTTCTAGCTACAACTGGTACTGCAGGAGCTACACTCGTGGGAATTGGTTCAGTTAATTGACCAACAGATGAAGTGAGAACAGAAAATGAATGGGACACTGGTATTTGAGTTTTTTGTGGAGCAACAGTTATAGTGGGAGCTTGTATCCTTGGAGAGGCATCAGAACTGAAATCATGTAATGGTTGGCCTTCACTATTCTCAGAAACACAATTGTcaataaaaatagaaacaattgtGTTAGTGGCAGTATCATAAGGGAATAAGAACTCAACGGTGTATGGACAACTAACTGTTGGGATTTTGCTAGAAGTACTTGACATAGATTAAGGAGACATATAATTTGGGGGAtcatgtaacgtccccgcttcaagcctccattgggcccttacacccacggactaatggctcttatacacgagtacgccactctggctgcttcctggattgatgactgaccctacagaccaacacaagtgtttccagcgtgctttgtcctcactcacacgcatcctgggaaaacttcccaggaggtcacccatccttgaaattgctccaagccaagcacgcttaactgtggagttctttcgagatgggctaccgaaaaacaagatgcaccttgttgatataggtagtaccaattaatccatttaagccctcttcaactgtgtagtcccatacctacacagtctcagaatcaccccacttgaccttccccaggcggtgtgggattgcacagcttacccggtatttccccttacggatcacggtactactgactgtcacaatcaccaccccttacggggtccgacgtcctcgtcgaccacacttccggctgggtcaaggctctgataccatttgtaacgtccccgcttcaagcctccattgggcccttacacccacggactaatggctcttatacacgagtacgccactctggctgcttcctggattgatgactgaccctacagaccaacacaagtgtttccagcgtgctttgtcctcactcacacgcatcctgggaaaacttcccaggaggtcacccatccttgaaattgctccaagccaagcacgcttaacggtggagttctttcgagatgggctaccgaaaaacaagatgcaccttgttgatataggtagtaccaattaatccatttaagccctcttcaactgtgtagtcccatacctacacagtctcagaatcaccccacttgaccttccccaggcggtgtgggattgcacagcttacccggtatttccccttacggatcacgggactactgactgtcacagatCAAGATTATGATGAGGAAATGTGGACTCATTAAAGATTACATCTCTCAAGATGTATAATCTTCCAGAAGGATCAAGACACTTATAACCCTTATGATTGAGATTCTACCCAATAAAGGTGCAAGGGGAAGACCTAAAATTAATCATGTGCTTGCTATAGGGTTTGATATTAGGATAATAGATGCAACCAAACACTTTGAGTTTGGCGTAATATGGAGCAATGTTAAACAACACTTTAATGGGAGATTTGAGAGAAAGAACTGGGGTAAGAAGTCTATTGTGAATGTAGAAAGCTGTCCTAAAGGCTTCATCCCAGTACCTTAAGGGTAGATTGGCTTGAGAAAGAAGTGTGAGACCATTCTCCACTATGTGTCTATGTTTTCTTTCAGCTAGACCATTTTGTTCATGAGTAGTTGAACAAGCTTTTCTATCGACTATGCCTGCTTCTCTCAGATACTCTATGAAGACTCTATATTCCCCTCCCCAATcaaattgaaatgtttgaatTTTAGTGCCTAGTTGCAACTCaacttctattttaaaattttggaaTGTTTTGACAACATCAGATTTGGTTTTGAGTAAATAAAGCCTTGTAAATCTAGAATAGGCATTTATAAAATGTATGTAGTATTTACATCCATTGTGAGAGGTTGTAAATGGCTTAGTATAATAAATTTCATAAGCTTTTGAAAAAGgaaatttgtgtatttttccTAAACAACAAGCTTTACATATAGAATTTGGCatttattcaaaatttgaaatgttACAACTTGAAAGAACAGACTTAACAATCCTCTTAGAGGGATGACCAAGGCGATTACGTTACAATTCAAACTCATGAACAGAGTTGTTACACTTGACGCAAATAGTAGAGTTGAGACTCTGACTTTGGGAAGTAATAGCTAAATTTTTGTGCATGGCTGATGAGGGAGCTTTGAAGTACTATAAGTTAAGGGGGAGGCAGACAACTGTAGTTGATTAGAGTCAAAAGTATATAGGCCTTTGACCCAGTCAGTAGAACAGCTTTACTCACTTGATCCTTGACATAATACACATCAAGATAAAACACAAAGTAAACATTATAATCTGTAGTAAATTTAGAAACACTAAGCAGGTTCTTTGTAATTTCAGGCACATGAAGTAATTTGTTTAGGATTAAGGATTTATCACATGTGTTAGGAATAAGATAGGCATTACCAATTTGAGAAATAGGTAGTCTAGTACCATTGCCAATATATAGTTGTTCAGGCCCTTCATAATCTATTGTTGTTATGACATTTTGTCCATTTGGAGTGCATTGATTTGTAGCCTAGAATCGGGATACCAGTTGTCATCCTGAATTTGAGTTATATGAGGAATGTTGGCCTGTAGTTGAGATTGATCTACTACTAGAAACATATTGTGATGTTTTTATCAAATTGATAAAAACAGTCAATAACAACATGCCTAAGTTTTTGGCATAGCTGACATTGGATTTGATTGGGAGCTGCTGGGAATCGACCACCTCTTCCTCTTCCCATGGTAGTGGCCTGAGTGTTATTAGTGGTTTCTCGAGGGCAATTTCCTCTAAAATTTCCTCTGGAATTAGGAAAAGATGAAAAATTAGAGAAATTGAATCCATTAGAGAAATACTAACCTCAAGAGTACGCACGAGCTCTGTAATTTCGATTTTCTTGAGCAAAGAATGCTTCAAGAGATGGATCTTGCTCAGTAGTGGCCATGTTAATACTTGGTTCAGCTTCTTGATCCTCCTTCTCTATTCGAGATTCAGATGCAAGAAGTAGACCCTCAATCTCACCAATAGTGTAACCTTTAACGCGAGTGTTGGTAGAGATGATGAAAGTGTCGTACTCACTAGGCATGCCTTTAAAGATTGCAGCAATGTGGTCTCGATCAGAAAGAACTTCTCCAACAGATGCTAGTAAATCCACATGTTGTTTTACTTTGAGAAGATAGTCATTGAGACTTAGTGTgcctttctttaatttttgaagCTTAGTTTTGAACTTGAGAATCTTGGAAGAAACCTTTTGAGTGAAATGTTGCTCAAGAGCTTTCCAGATCTGACGAGTTGAGTTGCAACCAACCATACGAGTTAGTAAACTCTCTGTCATGGAGGAAAGGAGCCAAGATACAAGAAGCTGATCATGAACTTCCCAATTAACAAACTCAGGATTGAACTTGTGAGCAACTCAATTGGCATTACTAAGAAATTGAGGAGGTGGAACATCTTGAATTAACTTCTGTAAACAATTACCACGGATGGCTGCAAGAATCTATTGCTTCCACAGGAGAAAATTGTGATCATTAAGTTTGATCGAGACAGTATGATTGAAGTGAACTAGAGCAACATCATCTTGAATTCTGGTTCAATTTCTCGGGGCTGCAAATTGTGTTCCTTGAGGTGCAAGTTGATAATTTGAGTTGTCATGATCGATTGAAGCCATGTTCGTCGTTAATGGCAGAAAAGGCTATGATACCATGTTATAGGTATTCAACCTCTTGGACACTATTGGAGAAAGAAACATAGAAGAAAGAAagtaaagagagagaaaagaaaagagaaaaaaaatctcTTATTGATTAATCCAAGCTTTACAAAGTATATATACACATGATTAAAGAGTTGAACCTTTAACCGAATGTAACAAACAAGTAACAGTTAGGAAGGTAACAGAATTATCTACTATCCTAAGTAACTAAGCTAACTAAATGTCCTAgcaatacaaaattaaattaattaattttgtacaatattaaaaatattctaatgaCCAATTCAAGGTGAAAAATGGGGTTGCTCCCTCAGCAAAACTGGGATAAAGTTGAGCCAAAAGATCACGATTCAAGATAAATTCATGAGGAAGTGGAATTTCATTAGGATCTACTCCAGCATTTAGAAATTGATTAATCGGTAAAGATACATGTACTTGATGTCCCGCCCAAGAAAGAGACCCAAGTCCAAGTAGTCACACAAATTAATTGGTTCTGTTAGGTTAGTTATATGATGTGTATTATCAACAATTTCCACCGAAGATGGTAAGATATCTTGAGCAGTTACATATTCAGGACCCTTACCACAAATTGATGTCTCGCGCGTTCCATACAGATTTCTTCTCaatacaatttctttcaaattcATTAAAATTTCATGTACAGATTCTTGAATACCTACTAGGTTAGAATATTCATGggatattttatcaaattttgcGCGTGTGATACATGTTCCTTCTATTTCTCCAAGTTCAATGTCAAAAAAATctcatattaaatatatataatagtttatTCAACTCTTAAATTTTGCTAGGTTATTCTCTTGTGTGATAACCAAAGAGATTTTGAAATCGTATATTAATgctgtatatttttttagataaatTTGGATTTGTTCATAaaagtaatttattaattataaaatttgtagttttataaattaatatatatttatatatatgtatgggaGTATTGAAGAACATACTTTTCGTGATTAGTTTAATTTAATGATTTATTGAGTTTATTTTAGTGGTACCCTAAATACTAAAAGATGTGACATATTattataagtataattttataatactgaatcttaaataatttaatttaataaataatataaaaaatcacaACGCGCCACGTGAAAAGAATAATAAAGAGAAAACTATAACATTTTAAaaggtttttaatttttttttaatttgaattatccACATCACATTACTACCTTTATTATGGGGAAAATGGCAGCACAATATCAATCTGCTAAAGAAAATAAATGGAACTTCAGTCCCTTTTATAATATTGTAAATAATTCAAGAACTATTTTaacaaaagaaaattaagaaacacAACAACATATAAATTGTACCAGAGACAAAatgttaaataattttttgaggAGAGCAAAAAGTTAGTTTTCTAGAGTTTTCATCACTTTTTCTTTTGAATTACATATTCTCATTGTTTATTACAAACTTTTAAAAtgtttatctttttataaacatgtttattaattatttttttattgaagtttttttaaataaaaatcaaaaatatattttagaaaaaaaatcaaccGAAGACCTTTTGTTAATTAGTTTAAACctacaaaaattattttgtgttcttagttttttaaaatacaatattgaaaattaaaaacaaaaaacaatattaATCAGACTCCActcctaaaaaaaattgaaaaactatTTTTCACAATTAAAATACTttacttaatttataatttactcttaaaaatttaattaaataaaaaaagtactattaaaacactttgaaaataatattgattaaaaaatattttattctatatttttaaCTATGCCTAAAAATGTACATTAGGTTTTGTTAGATCGCCATCATGAGCTACATTACATGACAAATTTATGAAGCGAAATACAAAATTTCATATTATTAATAGCTATGTGTAATATGccttaaaataaagtaaaatactAAAAGTTACTAATAGTATTTAACATTCTTATAAGATTTTATATTGCTAAAGGTTTCATAGGTTTTAATGTAATATTGTTAAATATACGCAAAGCGTCATCTTGTTTATATACTAGTAGTGACTAATAGCAATGCTTTAGAATTAATCCACCCTGGACTCACCATGGCATCCGATCCTTGGAGAGGGGGAAGGTGTGGCATCACGACGACACACCGGACAAGTGGTATGTGAGAAGAGCCACATATCTATACAGGGCGCGTGAAACGAGTGAAAACACTCTGGCAAAGTTCGGAGCTCCTCTCCCTCTTCGAATTCTGCTAGGCACACCGCGCAAACCACGTCTTCATCTTTGTCGTCGTTGTCATTTCCTACCAAACCGTCTCCTTTCTTATACTTGTGCGCTGGGATAAGTTCGGCCACAGACACCATCTCGATGCTATTAATATTCCCCGGCTCGCGTGGTTGCTCTCGAGCTTGATCCCGGCTATATAAGAAGATAGTGACTAGAAGGTAGATGGTAATGAAGAGAGAGATTGTTCCGGCTGCTATTAGGAAGAAAGTTAATCTGTGGTCCTCGAAGAAACTTTCGATTCCATGATCTCTATCACCatcgttgttgttgttgttgttgttggccattaattaagtaaagaataatatatatttgatttatgtgatgaatatatataataatatgaaaaGTAGTTAACTGGTTGATGAAGTACCAAGATAATCAAGATCATATaagatgatatatatatatatatatatgtatatatatattattatatgattAAGCGGTGGTTCATGCACAATATAAGCTCTTCATGGTGACTTTAATACAAAAGAGTGTGACAAgagaaattatattttatgatcATTTTtactttatataatattataatttattaattaaaattaatgataCTCTATATATTAGGTTTATCATATTTAATTGAAATCGATAGATAACATATACTATAGTCTAgactaaaaaaaatgtaaatacgAATTGAGTTTTTGAAATgagattatttcataaatacacaaaaacaaaacaaaaaaaaattaccaaaatacggttttacggaattttaaacatttttacaagtttttgattttatttacagaaaatacggtcatTTTATGTTGTGctattgttaatttgttgttgattttttgttaggaTAAATGGCAGCAAAACTCCCCAAAACTTTTATTTTGGTTTCACTTAACCCCAAAACCCAAATTTAGGCAGTAAAAACTCTAATACTCGtattctgttagcaatttaatattttcatccATTTTAAGTGTTAAGTGTCATGTTGGGCAggacacagtgtacacgtgacacaattttattggtccacgtaaaaaattatttaaaaaaaattaaaaaattaaaataaaattaatttaaaattaaaaaatagttataaataaaaaaataattttcttttttttttctttatttttttttcttttctttcgtcggtttcttttttctttctttttttcttttcagctTTTTCCATTTacagttctctctctctctctctcttctctctccccccataaatctctctctctcccccACAAACCACCATCACCTAACTAAAAACCACCAACACCTCACCAAAACCACCACCACATAAAACCAATCAAAGCTCAcctaaaacagaaaaaaaaattacaaattacaaaACACCAAAATATAGTTTCTTAAACCAAAATAGGTGTTTTTCCAAATCACAAAACACCTAGATCTGGAAAAATAAAACAACATTTTTAAGAAAGAGAAATGAGGAGAGGAGAGGACTTACGAGAGCACACCGAGGGAGAGAGAGGCACCGTCGAGGTGGTTGGGGGTTGTTGGAGAACCGTCGAAGTGGCCGGAGGTTGTCGGAGAACCGTCAAGGTGGCTGGGGGTTGTCGGAGAACCACCAAGGTGGCCTGTGGTGGCTCTCGAAGGGATTTGAGATCATCGGGActaagagggagagagagagagagagagagagagagagagagagagagagagagagagagagagagagagagagagagagagagagaggagatcgagatcgagagagagagagaggagtcgAGGTGCCTTGGGGTGGTCGGAGAACTGCCGAAGTGGCTACCCAAGGGTTTTGAAAACCCTAGA
This window harbors:
- the LOC133031731 gene encoding RING-H2 finger protein ATL39-like isoform X2; protein product: MANNNNNNNDGDRDHGIESFFEDHRLTFFLIAAGTISLFITIYLLVTIFLYSRDQAREQPREPGNINSIEMVSVAELIPAHKYKKGDGLVGNDNDDKDEDVVCAVCLAEFEEGEELRTLPECFHSFHAPCIDMWLFSHTTCPVCRRDATPSPSPRIGCHD
- the LOC133031731 gene encoding RING-H2 finger protein ATL39-like isoform X1; the protein is MANNNNNNNDGDRDHGIESFFEDHRLTFFLIAAGTISLFITIYLLVTIFLYSRDQAREQPREPGNINSIEMVSVAELIPAHKYKKGDGLVGNDNDDKDEDVVCAVCLAEFEEGEELRTLPECFHSFHAPCIDMWLFSHTTCPVCRRDATPSPSPRIGCHVSKRLNTYNMVS